A DNA window from Rossellomorea marisflavi contains the following coding sequences:
- a CDS encoding YwqG family protein, which translates to MAQSVNLQAKLAPYRTALDGTEIPSVHLHIKEGKTGPYDSKIAGDPYFPKADEYPVDGEGHPMKLLAQINFGQLPKLEDYPESGLLQIFISVHDDLYGMNIDQKQDQKDFRIRFIEEPFLPKEELVSDFSFVKIPDDVYFPVTKEGAVLAELTSETISAGDYRFEKVFGKESWDLFESMTDDGEEADALMDEFYETQSGFGHKIGGYPGFTQEDPRQYEDQDHALLLLQIDSDDEVDMMWGDCGIANFFIKKEDLKKKQFGNVVYNWDCS; encoded by the coding sequence GTGGCACAATCGGTCAACCTGCAAGCGAAACTTGCCCCTTACCGCACGGCTCTTGATGGAACGGAGATTCCTTCTGTCCATCTGCATATAAAAGAGGGGAAAACCGGCCCTTATGATAGTAAGATTGCCGGGGATCCGTATTTCCCGAAGGCGGATGAGTACCCTGTGGACGGGGAGGGGCACCCGATGAAACTGTTGGCCCAGATCAATTTCGGTCAGCTTCCGAAGCTCGAAGATTATCCGGAATCAGGACTCCTGCAGATCTTCATTTCGGTCCATGATGACCTGTACGGAATGAATATCGACCAGAAGCAGGACCAAAAGGATTTCCGAATCAGATTTATAGAAGAGCCGTTCCTGCCGAAAGAAGAGCTCGTATCCGATTTTTCTTTCGTGAAAATCCCCGATGACGTGTATTTCCCTGTCACGAAGGAAGGCGCCGTCCTGGCGGAATTGACAAGTGAAACGATCAGCGCAGGCGACTATCGCTTCGAGAAGGTGTTCGGGAAGGAAAGCTGGGATCTGTTTGAATCCATGACCGATGATGGGGAAGAGGCAGACGCCCTCATGGATGAGTTCTATGAAACCCAAAGCGGCTTCGGACATAAGATCGGAGGATATCCGGGCTTCACACAGGAGGATCCGCGTCAGTATGAAGATCAGGACCATGCACTGCTGCTGCTTCAGATCGACTCGGATGATGAAGTGGACATGATGTGGGGCGACTGCGGCATTGCCAACTTCTTCATAAAGAAAGAAGATCTTAAGAAGAAACAATTCGGCAATGTGGTCTATAACTGGGATTGTTCATAA
- a CDS encoding DUF2584 domain-containing protein, which produces MGMPMELNTMIVTKNNEVREEENLFTLVKEGYRLYPMEIPIEVRVTKHSEPNAIGRIEELRWKDGETSITYRLLSLNSTN; this is translated from the coding sequence ATGGGCATGCCGATGGAACTGAACACCATGATTGTAACGAAGAACAACGAGGTAAGAGAAGAAGAGAATCTCTTCACACTCGTGAAAGAGGGGTACCGCCTTTATCCGATGGAGATCCCCATAGAAGTAAGGGTGACAAAACACAGCGAGCCAAACGCAATCGGCCGAATTGAGGAGCTGCGTTGGAAAGACGGGGAAACGTCGATCACCTACCGGTTGCTGTCATTGAACTCAACGAATTGA